The Trichoplusia ni isolate ovarian cell line Hi5 chromosome 10, tn1, whole genome shotgun sequence genome window below encodes:
- the LOC113497920 gene encoding uncharacterized protein LOC113497920, producing the protein MPLPFNKNLDLKLLKLVKENQILYNTKHSKYLDFDSREVVWQKIGDSLSRPALVCKSRWINIRDMMRRKIRDRLRNPNQHSYKYKYEDELSFMMPYFKESTATGTSNEEYADFLDDEACEVEMPTEVFVDETLDFEDTRDTKPLFRKRQEQDTSREFVEPMYQELNPADPLDVFLLTIGSTLRKFSPYYLNQAKSKIFQVVQDYELQQIVNKDDQTPGSSMSDTTR; encoded by the exons ATGCCGCTGCCTTTCAACAAGAATTTAGACTTAAAACTCCTCAAACTAgtcaaagaaaatcaaataCTCTACAACACTAAACATTccaaatatttagattttgattCAAGAGAAGTGGTTTGGCAAAAGATTGGAGACTCGCTGAGCAGGCCag cTTTGGTATGCAAATCAAGATGGATCAATATTCGAGACATGATGAGGCGAAAAATCCGAGATCGTCTGCGGAACCCGAACCAGCACAGTTACAAGTACAAATATGAGGACGAGCTCTCCTTCATGATGCCTTACTTCAAGGAGTCCACAGCGACAGGAACCTCAAACGAGGAGTACGCCGACTTCCTCGACGACGAGGCCTGCGAAGTCGAGATGCCGACTGAAGTCTTCGTTGATGAGACCTTAGACTTCGAGGACACAAGAGACACTAAACCTTTATTCAGGAAACGACAAGAACAAGACACTTCCAGAGAATTCGTTGAGCCCATGTACCAAGAACTAAACCCAGCTGATCCTCTTGACGTATTTCTGCTGACTATAGGCTCAACGTTACGGAAGTTCAGTCCTTATTACTTGAACCAGGCGAAGAGCAAGATCTTCCAAGTGGTGCAGGACTACGAGCTGCAGCAGATCGTGAACAAGGATGACCAGACCCCCGGCAGCAGTATGAGTGATACAACTAGATAG
- the LOC113497919 gene encoding uncharacterized protein LOC113497919, translated as MFHEKLDVKLIRLVRDNPVLYDFNHRKYMDFNTREVTWQKIGDELRQSAADCKVRWINIRDVHRRILKKNLTDPVHPPRQYKYETDLAFMRPFYRDRVILTVEEEEEQRSQEWAEAEAEVDEPAVSDDSDVPIKKVKTKKNRTRKRKEPVLIEDPKPSVSSLNETQSSELDPTDPVDAFLLSIGATLKTFTPYHLNVAKSKIFAVVQEHDLQQIVQKQKEDIVKVSTTEVLYLDG; from the exons ATGTTCCACGAGAAACTAGACGTCAAACTGATCCGACTGGTTCGCGACAACCCCGTACTGTACGACTTCAACCACAGGAAGTATATGGACTTCAACACAAGAGAGGTCACTTGGCAGAAGATTGGAGACGAGCTGAGACAATCTG CGGCAGACTGCAAAGTAAGATGGATTAACATAAGGGATGTCCAcagaagaatattaaaaaagaatctgACCGACCCGGTCCATCCGCCGCGGCAGTACAAGTACGAAACTGATCTGGCGTTCATGAGGCCATTCTATCGAGACAGGGTCATCCTCACTGTAGAAGAAGAGGAGGAACAGAGGTCGCAAGAGTGGGCAGAGGCAGAAGCAGAAGTTGACGAGCCAGCCGTCAGCGACGACTCCGACGTGCCAatcaaaaaagttaaaacaaagaaGAATAGAACGAGGAAGCGTAAAGAGCCAGTCTTGATTGAGGACCCCAAACCATCTGTATCTTCTTTGAACGAGACCCAAAGCTCGGAGTTAGATCCTACAGATCCAGTGGACGCATTTCTACTCAGTATCGGAGCCACACTAAAGACTTTCACGCCATATCACTTGAACGTAGCAAAGAGCAAAATATTCGCCGTCGTACAAGAACACGATTTGCAACAGATTGTGCAGAAACAGAAAGAAGATATTGTTAAGGTGTCGACTACtgaagttttatatttagatgGATAA